Genomic DNA from Roseburia intestinalis L1-82:
GTGATATAGATGAACGAATCCAGAGAATCAAAGAACGCCGAACAGTTGGAAGAACTTCTCCTCTTGACCGAGGAGATACAAGAAGAACTGGAACAGAAAGACCAGCTTATCGTGGAACTAAAGACGCAGCTCAACGAATCTCTGACCTTGAACGAGAAATTAAACAAAGAGAACAGAGCCGGGAATATTCAAGCATTAAAGAACGACTTGAAGCTAGCAGACAGAGCATTGCGGAACGAGAAAGAGAAGCTGCGAAGCGCAAACGTCACGATAGGGGAATGTCAAGATAAAATACGATGCTTAACACAACAACGGGATTATGCCCGGACACATCAGAAAATCGTAGAGATACCGGTAGAAAAGCCGGTACTCTATGAAAAATGTGAAGCCTGTGACCGGACAGACTATCAGAATGCAAAAGCAAAATACGAAACACAAAAAGAGCGACTTGCAGGACAATATAAAGCAAAAACGGTAATGTTCCAAACAACCTTGTTCCTTCTTGCATGGTATTCGCTGACAACCACTCTTTTTCAGGCAGTACAGTCAGATGTGCTCCTTTCCGATTGCAAATCATTCTTCCATGATGCAGCGTCATTCATACAAACTTTTATCGGTTGGACGATTGAGGTCGGGCAATCTGTGGCACAGATTAGCACAAAAATTCCAAATCCTTTTATAGCCGGAATGGTATATTGGATATTGCTAATATTGATTGTAGGAATATGTGTGGCAGGAACAGGGATACTGGCGATACTGATAGAAATAAAGGTTATAGAATTATATAGGGAAAAGTGTTGGGATGTCATTACTCTACTGATGATACTGACAAGTGCTGCTGTCATCATTTATTTTGGAGAAGCAATCAAAAAAGCACTGTCAGTAAATCTTCTATTGCTTTTTGTACTTTTGCAGGGCGCATATGTTGGACTTAGGTGTTATTTAGAATCGTACCTTGAGAAAAGAAACTATTAAGCATTTTTTACAAAGCTATGTACAAAATCATTCTAAAATTCCCATTCAATAATACGATTGAGAAAACCTCTCTGATACAGTATAATAAAGTGTCAGGGAGGTATCTCTATGAAGGAAAAAATACTAATCATTGAAGATGATTTTACGATACAAACACAGCTTAAAACTCTTTTGTCTGGGAATGGATATGAAGTATTTGCAGTTACGGATTTTTCCAAAACAATAGAGCAGTTAAAAGAAGCTGCGCCACATCTGGTTATTCTGGATATAAAACTTCCGGGGAATAACGGTTTTGAAATATGCTCGGGGATTCGCACCTTTTCAGATATTCCGATTGTATTTGTAACAAGCAGCAATACAGATATGGACGAACTGAACAGCATTATGCTGGGTGGAGATGCGTTTATCACAAAGCCTTATAATCCCGCTATTCTTCTTGCTAAAATTGCTGCATTGTTAAAGAAAGCCTACCGTTCCCCTCAAACAGAAATTTATATGTGGAGAGAAGCTACCCTGCATTTGGAGAGTAGCATGATAGAGTACAAAGGACAGAAAGCAGAATTGACAAAGAATGAATTGAAAATCCTCTACTACCTTTTTAAGAACTCCGGAAAAATCTGTTCCAGAAATGATATTGTGGATTTTCTTTGGGACAATCAGCTTTATGTTGATGATAACGCCCTAAGTGTCAATATTACCCGTATTCGCGACAAACTGGCAGCAATCGGACTTGTAGATTTCATTAAAACAAAACACAGGCAAGGATATACATTATGAGTGGAAAACAATATTTGAAAAATCAACTCCCCGTTATTTTAATCAATCTGCTGGGTATGCTTGTCCTTGCTTTGTTCCTGATTGCAAGCGATAATCCTATCCAAACAGTCCTGTTTATTTTTGCAGTCTGGTCGATTGTCCTTGTTTTATCTTTGCTGGCATTTTATTTCTCACGAAAAAAATATCTGAATAAATTGCTCAATATGACGGAGCAATTAGAAGAACGATATTTATTGCCGGAAATCATGCAAGTGCCGGAAAGGGCTGATGAACAGGTTTTTTACCAGATTATGAAAATGGCTGAAAAATCTATGTTGGAACGGATTGGCGAAGTACAGAGGGAACGCAGGGAATATAAAGAATACATTGAACAATGGATACACGAAGTAAAAACACCAATTACAGCGATGAAGCTGCTGTGTGAGAATAACCGTTCTCCCTTTTCCAGAGAGGTATTGGCAGAGTTAGAGAATATCAACCAATATACAGAACAGGCACTTTACTATGCCCGGAGTGAACACGCTGAAAAAGACTATTCTGTCCGTGAAGTCAATTTATGCGATGTTGTGCATAGTGCAATCGCAGATAATAAGTATCTTTTGCGTCAAAGCAATATGTCAATTCAGATAGACGATATAGAAACAAAAGTTTATACCGATGAAAAATGGGTGCGGTTCATCTTAAATCAGATTATCGGTAATGCAATCAAATACCATGCAGAGCAGCCTATTTTGCACTTTGGGGCAACAAAAACGAATGACAAGATTGTGCTATCTATCAGCGATAATGGGATAGGTATTCCTAAAAGTGATTTACCCCGTATTTTTGAAAAAGGATTTACAGGTCAGAATGGGCGAACCGGGAAAAATTCTACTGGAATTGGCTTATATCTTTGCAAGCGTCTATGTGATAAACTGGGAATAGGGCTTACTGCTTATTCCGAAAACAGAGGAACAACGATTTCACTTATCTTTCAAATGAATGATTTTATTATCGGAGTGCAGGGCTGACAGGTTCTGCACTTCTTACATTTTTGTAAGAACTGTGTAAGAAAACTTGATACAAAAAATGAGATACTCCATTTACAATAAAGATATGGAACAGTTAAGGAGGTTTATCAGATGAATACGATTTTGAAACTGGAACATATCCAGAAATATTATGGCAATGAAGGGAATATTACCAAAGCCATTAAAGACATTAGCTTTTCTGTGGAAGCTGGGGAATTTCTCGGAATTATGGGTGCGTCCGGTTCTGGAAAGACAACGCTGCTCAACTGTATTTCTACGATTGATACCGTAAGTGCAGGGCATATTTTTTTAGATGGAACAGATATAACGGAAATCAAACCAAAATCCCTTGCCCGTTTTCGCAGGGAGAATTTAGGGTTTATATTTCAAGACTTCAATTTGCTGGACACATTGACGATTTCAGAAAATATTGCACTGGCATTAGCAATCAACAAAGTCCCTGCCGGGAGCGTAGAATCCCGCATTTTGGATATAGCCGGAAAGCTGAATATCAGCGATATTCTAAACAAATATCCTTATCAGGTATCCGGCGGACAAAAACAGCGTTGTGCTTGTGCAAGAGCAATTATCAACAACCCGAAGCTCTTACTGGCAGATGAGCCGACAGGGGCATTAGACAGCCATTCCTCACAAATGTTGCTGTCTACCATTCAAAGTATCAATGAACAGCTTAGGGCGACAATTCTTATGGTAACTCATGACGCTTTTACCGCCAGCTATGCCAACCGTATTCTTTTTTTGAAAGACGGAGAAATCTTTATGGAACTGCGCAAGGGCAACGACAGCAGAAGTGCTTTTTTTGATAAAATTCTGAATGTCCTTACCATGATCGGAGGGGGACAAAGCCATGTATGCTAAACTTGTTTTCAGAAATGCAAAACGGTCTGTAAAAGACTATCTGGTCTACATTGTCACAATGACAATCTGTGTTACCTTGTTTTATGCGTTCTTGTCTATTTCCAGTAGTTATTATAGCCCGGATATAGGCAGCGAGTATGATTTTACTCTGTTAAGTGACGGAATGAAAATTGCAATCTGCATGATAACATTGCTGTTGTTATTTTTGATACGGTTCGTCAATCATTATATGCTAAGACGAAAGCAAAAAGAGTTTGCTGTCCAGTCCATTATGGGAATGGAACAAAAAACTATTGGCAGGATTTTCTTTGCAGAAACACTGATTATGGGTATGTTTTCCATTTTGATTGGTATTTTTTGCGGTGTATTTTGCTCTCAATTCATTACCGCAATGCTCCTTACTGCTTATGGAGAGCCTTATGAAATCTCATGGACATTGTTCCCGGACACCGTTTTGCTGACAGTGATATTTTTTGTGGTAAGTTTTTTTGTGGTAGGAGTTTTCAATACACGCACAATCAAAAAAACAAAAATTATTGATATGCTTTCCGCAGAGAAAGAAAATGAGCCAGAATTGAAAAAGAGCCGATTCATTCCTGTCGTAGTAATTCTGTTTTTAATGTTTACTTTATGGGAATTGTTTTCAGGAATACAAAATGTCCGATTTTATTATGACTCCCGCTTTGTTTTCCCGGTGAAAATCATGTATTGGGGAAATATTTTGCTCCCTGTTGTTACATTAGGCTGGGCGGCATTATGGATGTTGAAAAAGAAAAAAATTGCTTTTCAAAAGTTGATTGATGGGCTGCTTATTTGTTCTGTATTGCACGCCTTTTTAGCAGCAAGCGTACCTGCTCTTACCAATCAATACTATTTGCCTTTACATGGTGGAATACTGAATCAATATCTGGTATTTGTATTGATTGATTTGCTCTTCTTTATTTGTGCATTGATTTATCTTGCCAGCAGCTTGATTGTAGCATGGAAAGTAAAATCGCCGGAACATAGATACAAGGGAGAAAACCTGTTCTTTTTCGGGCAAATTATATCAAAACTAAATACAACCAGCAAAACAATGACGCTGATTTGTATAACCCTTGTCCTTGCAATCTTCATGTTTATTGCCGCCCCTATTTTGACGGGCTGGGCTTCAGGTTATTTGGATATGCGCTCTATGTATGATGTGCAGGTATATTCAAGATATAATGACGTATATGAAGAAGAAAATCTGCCGCAAGACAGTTATGAAATCATTACTGAGTTTCTGACAGAACACAAAATAGATACAGTTTATGATTGCACGTTCAATCTATATCTGCCAGAGAAAGACGATTTTCACAACAGACAGAAATATGATTTTCCGATTGTAGCAATTTCTTTGAGTGATTATAACACTATACGGGAAATGCTGGGTTACGAACAGATTTCTCTGGAGGAAGATGAATTTACAACACAATGGAAAGCAATCGCCACCGAGGAAGAACGGGATAGCTTTTTGAAAGAACACACCAGCATTATGACAGACGCAGGAGAATTGACTCTTTCCGGGCAGTCCTATTATGAGGATCCGATTGGAGAAACAGCGTACAATTCCTATACAAATGTATTGTATGTACTTCCAGACAATATTTGTGAAAAGCTGTTGCCAGTAATAAAAAACCGATATATTACAACAACGGAAAATATCTCCTATGAAAATGCAAGGAAACTGGAAAAACTTTTTACAGAGAAATATCCCGAGCAGGCAGAAACCGGGGCTATTTATGGCGTGCGTTTTAGCACACTGCAAATCAATAGTTCCATAGCAAATAACTTTATTTTACAGACTGCAATGATTTATGGTGCTGTCGTACTGATGGTTATATGTCTTACCGTACTTTCTTTGCAACAACTCTTAGACGCAGGACAATATAAATATCGCTTCTCTGTACTCCGAAAATTGGGGGCGGAAGAAAAGCATATCGGAAAACTTATCTTGCAACAATTAAGTGTTTGGTTTGGGCTTCCAATTATCACAGCAATCATTGTAGCTGCTGTTGTAATAGCTTACTTTATCCAAACCATATCAGCAGAAATTTCAGCCTATATTGGGTTTAGTACATTGATGTTACAAATAGGGGCAACAATGGGGATTTTGGTAATTTTATTGATTTGTTACTTCATAAGTACATGGATTATTTTT
This window encodes:
- a CDS encoding ABC transporter ATP-binding protein, with the translated sequence MNTILKLEHIQKYYGNEGNITKAIKDISFSVEAGEFLGIMGASGSGKTTLLNCISTIDTVSAGHIFLDGTDITEIKPKSLARFRRENLGFIFQDFNLLDTLTISENIALALAINKVPAGSVESRILDIAGKLNISDILNKYPYQVSGGQKQRCACARAIINNPKLLLADEPTGALDSHSSQMLLSTIQSINEQLRATILMVTHDAFTASYANRILFLKDGEIFMELRKGNDSRSAFFDKILNVLTMIGGGQSHVC
- a CDS encoding sensor histidine kinase produces the protein MSGKQYLKNQLPVILINLLGMLVLALFLIASDNPIQTVLFIFAVWSIVLVLSLLAFYFSRKKYLNKLLNMTEQLEERYLLPEIMQVPERADEQVFYQIMKMAEKSMLERIGEVQRERREYKEYIEQWIHEVKTPITAMKLLCENNRSPFSREVLAELENINQYTEQALYYARSEHAEKDYSVREVNLCDVVHSAIADNKYLLRQSNMSIQIDDIETKVYTDEKWVRFILNQIIGNAIKYHAEQPILHFGATKTNDKIVLSISDNGIGIPKSDLPRIFEKGFTGQNGRTGKNSTGIGLYLCKRLCDKLGIGLTAYSENRGTTISLIFQMNDFIIGVQG
- a CDS encoding FtsX-like permease family protein; the encoded protein is MYAKLVFRNAKRSVKDYLVYIVTMTICVTLFYAFLSISSSYYSPDIGSEYDFTLLSDGMKIAICMITLLLLFLIRFVNHYMLRRKQKEFAVQSIMGMEQKTIGRIFFAETLIMGMFSILIGIFCGVFCSQFITAMLLTAYGEPYEISWTLFPDTVLLTVIFFVVSFFVVGVFNTRTIKKTKIIDMLSAEKENEPELKKSRFIPVVVILFLMFTLWELFSGIQNVRFYYDSRFVFPVKIMYWGNILLPVVTLGWAALWMLKKKKIAFQKLIDGLLICSVLHAFLAASVPALTNQYYLPLHGGILNQYLVFVLIDLLFFICALIYLASSLIVAWKVKSPEHRYKGENLFFFGQIISKLNTTSKTMTLICITLVLAIFMFIAAPILTGWASGYLDMRSMYDVQVYSRYNDVYEEENLPQDSYEIITEFLTEHKIDTVYDCTFNLYLPEKDDFHNRQKYDFPIVAISLSDYNTIREMLGYEQISLEEDEFTTQWKAIATEEERDSFLKEHTSIMTDAGELTLSGQSYYEDPIGETAYNSYTNVLYVLPDNICEKLLPVIKNRYITTTENISYENARKLEKLFTEKYPEQAETGAIYGVRFSTLQINSSIANNFILQTAMIYGAVVLMVICLTVLSLQQLLDAGQYKYRFSVLRKLGAEEKHIGKLILQQLSVWFGLPIITAIIVAAVVIAYFIQTISAEISAYIGFSTLMLQIGATMGILVILLICYFISTWIIFRRSVNP
- a CDS encoding DUF6040 family protein produces the protein MRNEKEKLRSANVTIGECQDKIRCLTQQRDYARTHQKIVEIPVEKPVLYEKCEACDRTDYQNAKAKYETQKERLAGQYKAKTVMFQTTLFLLAWYSLTTTLFQAVQSDVLLSDCKSFFHDAASFIQTFIGWTIEVGQSVAQISTKIPNPFIAGMVYWILLILIVGICVAGTGILAILIEIKVIELYREKCWDVITLLMILTSAAVIIYFGEAIKKALSVNLLLLFVLLQGAYVGLRCYLESYLEKRNY
- a CDS encoding response regulator transcription factor — translated: MKEKILIIEDDFTIQTQLKTLLSGNGYEVFAVTDFSKTIEQLKEAAPHLVILDIKLPGNNGFEICSGIRTFSDIPIVFVTSSNTDMDELNSIMLGGDAFITKPYNPAILLAKIAALLKKAYRSPQTEIYMWREATLHLESSMIEYKGQKAELTKNELKILYYLFKNSGKICSRNDIVDFLWDNQLYVDDNALSVNITRIRDKLAAIGLVDFIKTKHRQGYTL